Genomic window (Acidobacteriota bacterium):
GTCCAGGTGGGGTGGATGGTGATGGAGTCGGTGACCACCGACACGACGCGGAACGGGCGCGCCGGCCCATCGCCGTACAGCCGACCCAGCGCCGCGCTGTACATGGGGTAGGTGGTGATCACCACCTTCGGCTGGAAGCGCTCTACAAACGTGGTAAAAAACGCCCGCATCCGGCGGTTGCGCAGCGCCGCGCCGGCGGCGGCGCCGCGGCGGCTCACCAGCAGGAAAAAGAGGCGCCAGATCCGTGGGTGGCGGTTCATCACCCGCCGGTACAGCCGCTGGAGCAGGCGGTAGAGCCATGGCTGCACGGCGTCGTAGGCGTCGGTGATCGCCACGCTCAGGTCGGGCCGCTCAAGGCGGAGTGCCTCGGCGATGTTGGCGGCGGCGCTGAAGTGGCCGTTGCCGAACCGGGCCGTCAGGATGACAATGTCGGGCATCGCACGTCTCCCATCGCCCCACGGATCCGCCGGATTCCTTCATCGGGGAATTTCATCATACTATCACTCCACCGCCCGGGGCAAGCCGGGTCTCGCCGGGCGGCCGGCGCGCGGAGGTCATCACGCCACACCGCACAGGCGCAAGGCGCACTTGTGTTTTATTGAATTGTTCACCGGATCTGAATTCGCCCGTTGTTGCGAGTCAGCGAATACGCCGGATCAGGTTCTCGAACCTGGAACTTTTGAACGTGCAAACCTGAGAACCTGGAACCTGTGCCACCCCAACTCCTATCTCCCAACTCCCAACTCTCGTCTTGACCCGTCGGCCTCGATCGTGGTAAAAGGGCTTCTCTATTTGCGCCTGTAGCTCAGGGGATAGAGCACTGGTCTCCGGAACCAGGGGTCGCGCGTTCGATTCGCGCCAGGCGTACCACTTATCAACGGCCCGCATCAGCGGGCCGTTGGCCTTTTTCCCCTCTCGCACCATCACCCGTGACATCAGTGTCCGGTTCCGTGTGTCTCACAATCCCGGTGCCGTGATTAATTGTTTCCGGGGAGACCGGTTGCGGCGGAAACATCTTGACCGGGGGCGGGGCGATTCTGTGCTGGAGGCGTTGTCATCCACAAACAGCAGACGGCGCGAGCCGGGAGGCAGGCAGGCCCGACGAACCGCTCCGTGATGCCCCGGATGTTGTGCAACCCTGCCACAATCCGCACCGAGAACCGCGTCATGAGCTGCTCCAGGAACTGCGCCGGACGCGCGAGGTCCTGGACCGGCAGCAGGAGATGCTGGCCCGGCTCATCGTATCGGCCGAAAGGAGCCGGGAGGATTTTCGGCGGGCACCCAGGCGCTGTTCTTCAAGCTGGACCAGGTCCGGCGGGAGATCCAGGCCGTTCGGAACATGGAGGCGCTCCGGCTGCCGCGCCATGCCTTCCAGGTGAACTCGCAGAACGGCCAGGGCGGCATCATCGCCCCGGCAAGACGCACCGAGGCGATTCAACCGGTAAGGATGCCGGTCTGGTTTCGGCTCGGGCGGCGTCGGCGGCGCGCCGACAACATTACAGCGCCGCGTGCTTCTCCCCGATGGCCGCGGCCAGGGCGTCGAGGGCCGCGAACGCCTCGTCGCGCGGGACGCCCTTGCACATGACGGTGCCGAGGACCTCCACCTTCAGGTTGGGGATCAGCCCCGCGATCTGCTCCGCCGCCTGGGTGCCCCAGCCGTAGGAGCCGATGACTGCGGCGTACTTGAGCTTGGGCCGCAGCGCATTGGCCAGGTGGGTGGCCGCGAACACACTGGGGTGGGGACCGATGTGCACCGTGGGCGTGCCGATCACGATGGTTGCCGCATCGACGAGCGACATCGCCAGCTTGCCGATGTCGGTGACGGACAGGTCGAATTTCTCCACCCGCACGCCCCGCTCCGCCAGCGCGGCCAGCAGGTAGTCCACCATGATCTCGGTGCTCCCGTGCATCGAAATGTACGGGATGACCACGAGGTTCGCCACCCGGTCCGAGACCCAGTCCTCGTAAGCGGCGAGAATCCGCTCGGGCTGGTCGAACAGCGGGCCATGGCTCGGTGCGATGAGGTCGAACTCGAGCGCCCGCACCTTCTTCAGGTTGTTCTGGATCTGCTTGCGAAACGGCATCATGATTTCGGCGTAGTACCGCTTGGCCGCGTCCAGGACGTACGGGTTGTCGCCGGCACACAACTCGGAAGTGGCCAGGTGGGAACCGAAGAAGTCGCACGAGAACAGGATGCGGTCCTCGGCCAGGTGCGTGACCATGGTCTCGGGCCAGTGCACCCAGGGGGTGTACACAAAGCGGAGGGTCTTGCCGCCCAGCGCCAGGGTTTCGCCATCGGTGACGACGCGGATCCGCTCCCCGGGAACACCCAGATGATCCACCAGCATGGGCGCCGCCTTGGCGGAACACAGCAAGGTAGATTCGGGGTATTCGGTCAGCACCCAGGGGATGGTGCCCGAGTGATCCTGTTCGGCGTGTTGCGAAATGACGTAATCGATCCGGTCGACGCCGGCCAACTGGCGCTCCAACATGTCGGCCATGGGCGGATCCACCGTGTCCAGCAGCGCCGTCTTCTCCGTGCCCTGCACGAGGTAGGCGTTGTAGCTGGTGCCGTCCGGCAGCGGGATCAGCGAATCGAACAGCCGGCGGTTCCAGTCCACCGCGCCCATCCACAGCACGCCGTCACGGATTCGTCTCGGTTTCATGCTCCTGACCTCCTAAAATTTCGGCCACCTGCCCAGGCCGGGCGGGACTCACCCCACCGGGTGGCGGACATCCGGATCACAGACACGGTCGACACGTTAGATGCAGGCCGGTGAACAAAGTATTCTACCCTCCCTCAAGAGTTCTGTAAACCGCGGATCGTTCTCGCGGGCGGCCGATCGATCGCAAAAATCGTTGGTCCGCCGCCGCACTTGCGCCATAATATTCGCGTCCAGCAAGGCATCAGCCGGAGGCGCATGAAGCCCAAGCCACCCGACGACCCCCGCCCGCCCAGCCGCTCGCAGCGCAAGCGCGAGGTGCAGGCCCTCGATCCCGTGGTGGAGCGCGTGCTCCGGCTCGACCCGGCGGCGGTGGACCGCCTGGGCCTGCCCGAGCCCCTGCGCCTGGCCATCGGGGAAGGCCGCCGGATCTCCGCCTTCAGCGCCCGCCGCCGGCACCAGCGCTACCTGCGCCGGCTGCTCCTGGAGCCCGAGGCCGAACCCCTCCGCCAACTCGCGGCGCAGGACGGTCAGGCGGCCCGCCGCGAGGCCGCCCGGTTCCACTGGCTGGAGGAATGGCGCGAGCGCCTCGTCGCAGCGGGTGACCCGTCGCTCGACGAGTTCCTGGCCGCGCACCCGACCGCCGACCGGCAGGAGCTGCGCCGGCTGGTGCTGGCCGCCCAGCGGGAGCGGCGCGACGGAAAACCCGCCGGTGCCGGCCGCGCCCTGTTCCGCCGGCTCCGGGCCGTCACCGCAGCTGATCTGGAGCCGCCCGGCGACGAGCCGGACTGACCGGCATTCCCGGCGCTGCGCCTGTTTCCCGTCCCCAGGCGTGCAACCTTCCTCCCCGCGCCCGCCGTCCAACGGGCAAATCCACTTCGGGAGGAAGACCCATGACACGCTATGTTCTGATGGTTGCGATTCTGGCGGTCGCCCTGACCGCGGCGATCCCGGCGGCGGTGGTGGAGAAATCCTTCACCGTCCGTGAGGATGTGTCCGTCAAGATCAACACGGTGGCCGGCAACATCACGGTCATTGCCTGGGACCGTTCCGACGAAGTCCGGGTGAAGGCCGAGATCGTCGGCGATTACGTCCAGCCCGAGTTCGAGCAAGGGGAAGGCTGGCTCCGCATCAACGAAAAGCACGACAGCACCGTCTGCGACGGCCACGGCGCCGTCCATTTCGAGGTGTACCTGCCCCGCACCGCCACGCTCAAGGGCAACACCGTCTCCGGTGACCTGTCCACGGACGGCGTGGAGGGGAATCTCAAGCTGAACACCGTGAGCGGTCAAATCACCGCCCGCTGCACGGCGGATTATGCCGGCCAGCTCGCCCTCAACAGCGTCAGCGGCGATCTGGAGCTCGACCTCGGCAGCGGGGCCGACGCCCGGTTCCACGCCAACACCCTGAGCGGCAAGATCTCCTGCCGGCAGACGCTGGCGCGGATGGAGAAGAGCGATTCCTTCGTCTCCACCCAGCTCCGGGGCGAGTTGGGGTCGGGGCGCGGCCATATCAAGCTCAACTCCGTCAGCGGCAACATCACCGTGAAGTGATCCGGTCCGGCCGCGCGGCCCGGCACCTTCACCGGCCGGCCGCCGCCTATCACCGGTCGATTCAGGCGCCCGGTCCTCCCGGGACCGGGCGTCCGCCCCACCCGCGATCGCCCATCATGGCGATTGACAGGACCCCTCCCGCGGACTAAGCTAGACTCAGACCAATAACGACGACTGGCTGCGCGCAGCCACACCGCCACCGGGGCTTCGGGTGAGCGGGTGGGCGCACCCCAACCGTGAACGCGATGCGGACACTGCCTGCCGGGAGACATCCATGAGAGGCGACACACACCGCGGCATTGGGACCCTGGCGTTGGGTGCGGTGTTCATCTTGCTGCTGGCTTCGGGCTGCGCCCCGCCCGCCGTCGAAAAAAACGAACTGGTGATCGCCCACCGGGGCCTGCCCCTGACCCTCATGCCGCACACCCGCGAGGAGGTGATCACCAACTCGGTCCTCATGAACATGTTCGAGAGTCTGGCCGGCTTCGACGCCGACATGAAGATCACCCCCCTGCTGGCCGTGAGCTGGGAGAATCCCGACGATCTGACCTGGCTGTTCAAGATCCGCGCCGGGGTCCGGTTCCATGACGGCAGCCCGCTGACGGCCGACGACGTGGTCTATTCCCTCGAGCGGGCCCGCAGCCATCCCACCTCGGCCCTGAAGAGCAACTGTTCCACCATCGCCAGCATCACCCGCACCGGCGACGACACGGTCAAGGTGGTCACCGCCCAGCCCAGCCCCATCCTGCTGCACAAGCTCACCAACGCCTTCATCCTCCCCCGCCGCCACCTGGAGCAGGTGGGTCCCGAGGCGTTCGCCCGACAGCCGGTGGGCACCGGGCCTTACAAGTTCGAGTCCGCGACCGGCGAGTCCATCCGGATGACCGCCTGGGATGGATACTGGGGCGGGGCGCCCGCCTTCACACGGCTCACCATCACCCGGTACACCAGCCCCACCGAGGCCGTCCAGATGCTGCTGGACGGCCGGGCCGACATCGTCTCCGACATCAGCCCCGAGCTGGCGCGGGACATCGAGCGCAATCCGCAGCAGAAGAGCATGATACAGAACCGGCCCGGCATGGCGATCCGCCAGTTGGTGATGGACACCACCCGGCCGCCGTTCAACCGGCGCGAGGTCCGCGAGGCTGTGGCCCTGGCCATCGACCGCCACCGGCTGGTGGACCGGATCCTGCTGGGCTTCGGCCAGCCGGCCAACCAAATGGTGCCTCACGCCGTGTTCGGCTTCCATCCGTCGCTCCCCGACCTCCCGTATGACCCGGACAAGGCCCGCACGCTCCTGGCCCGGGCCGGCCATTCCAAGGGCCTCGCCCTGACCCTGATGATATCGGGCGTCCGGGCGCGACTCGGCGAGGAGTTGCAGCGGCAGATGGCCCCCGCCGGCATCCGGCTCGAGCTGGAC
Coding sequences:
- a CDS encoding FprA family A-type flavoprotein, with product MKPRRIRDGVLWMGAVDWNRRLFDSLIPLPDGTSYNAYLVQGTEKTALLDTVDPPMADMLERQLAGVDRIDYVISQHAEQDHSGTIPWVLTEYPESTLLCSAKAAPMLVDHLGVPGERIRVVTDGETLALGGKTLRFVYTPWVHWPETMVTHLAEDRILFSCDFFGSHLATSELCAGDNPYVLDAAKRYYAEIMMPFRKQIQNNLKKVRALEFDLIAPSHGPLFDQPERILAAYEDWVSDRVANLVVIPYISMHGSTEIMVDYLLAALAERGVRVEKFDLSVTDIGKLAMSLVDAATIVIGTPTVHIGPHPSVFAATHLANALRPKLKYAAVIGSYGWGTQAAEQIAGLIPNLKVEVLGTVMCKGVPRDEAFAALDALAAAIGEKHAAL
- a CDS encoding DUF615 domain-containing protein, translated to MKPKPPDDPRPPSRSQRKREVQALDPVVERVLRLDPAAVDRLGLPEPLRLAIGEGRRISAFSARRRHQRYLRRLLLEPEAEPLRQLAAQDGQAARREAARFHWLEEWRERLVAAGDPSLDEFLAAHPTADRQELRRLVLAAQRERRDGKPAGAGRALFRRLRAVTAADLEPPGDEPD
- a CDS encoding DUF4097 domain-containing protein; its protein translation is MTRYVLMVAILAVALTAAIPAAVVEKSFTVREDVSVKINTVAGNITVIAWDRSDEVRVKAEIVGDYVQPEFEQGEGWLRINEKHDSTVCDGHGAVHFEVYLPRTATLKGNTVSGDLSTDGVEGNLKLNTVSGQITARCTADYAGQLALNSVSGDLELDLGSGADARFHANTLSGKISCRQTLARMEKSDSFVSTQLRGELGSGRGHIKLNSVSGNITVK